One window of the Magnolia sinica isolate HGM2019 chromosome 19, MsV1, whole genome shotgun sequence genome contains the following:
- the LOC131234304 gene encoding G patch domain-containing protein TGH isoform X1: MDGDDEDFIFYGTPIEREEELTSRKRKAAADAAGNMRSLPPWKQEVTDEEGRRRFHGAFTGGFSAGYYNTVGSKEGWTPQTFTSSRKNRAEVKAQSLYNFLDDDEKVEMEGHLGTSLQFDTFGFTAAELARKQAEKEQHKRPSAIPGPVPEELVLPSANSIGVKLLLKMGWRHGHSIRDTRTNLLYDSRREARKAFLALSCDEERPQLAQSESVKSESETVTEWAAADGNDDVYASQSTPVFVLNPKQDLHGLGFDPFKHAPEFRESKRLRVSGNKELGHRKAASAKANLFTSNSGKFAPGFGIGALEELDVEDEDIYASGFEFEETYVEEDEEPSRLNRDKTNRDKKKQLGKKEAGVLSGFKVASNSEYQLERFNPPVIPPDFEPHHKFPAPLEIESKYSEPPPREVSPPEDNNLRLLIEGFATLVTRCGKLFEDLSREKNKSNPLFSFLTGGDGHDFYARKLWEEQQKHTDQRKQQLDVKSKPSMKKMTAETRGRILAERPLERSSKDSSSSVASTDVVHLQYNLSETFTNPASLFHPQVETLEAAKPFKNDPAKQERFEQFLKDKYQGGLRSTYTSGNSHMSENDRASERLDFEAAAETIEKGKRSMATDLPANQQFMELLAIGKGQFVSGGIEQNKVPQNEEKAKKRYPQREEYQWRPAPILCKRFDIIDPFMGKPPAPPRARSKMDSLIFIPDLVKTTKTEESAAAVGREPLPVSQSEEREFFEQETGKETEIEPNNASVQRPVDLYKAIFSDDSDDEEENTHINQADDAEKKTEGVSSTLNRMIAGDFLESLGKELGLEVPTDSLFSLDQGKTSAPRKESVSAADIKISAGNDRSIPTLKASDKLLEGKEATDGEQGASSSKTFEREIDKVVASVDGNGLNYDNPRSRSLSTPTWIKATDSGYLEHKVGKSRPEKTDSDDKRPEKMEPDDKRHRKHSRRRRSSSSSSLSDSNSSDESRYRDRSRSKEEKRRKGKKRSKHRSHKSKDSPARTSHHGSGRDYKEERREKRRSRDKERESGSLRSEAHRKHH; this comes from the exons ATGGACGGCGACGATGAAGATTTCATCTTCTACGGGACACCGATCGAGCGAGAAGAGGAACTGACGAGCCGGAAGAGAAAGGCAGCTGCAGATGCCGCCGGAAACATGCGCAGCCTCCCTCCTTGGAAGCAAGAg GTTACAGATGAGGAGGGCCGCCGAAGATTCCATGGAGCATTTACAGGAGGCTTCTCTGCGGGATATTACAATACCGTTGGATCAAAAGAGG GATGGACTCCACAAACGTTTACGTCATCACGTAAGAACAGAGCCGAAGTGAAAGCACAGAGCCTGTATAATTTTTTAGATGATGACGAGAAAGTG GAAATGGAAGGCCACTTGGGAACATCTTTGCAGTTTGATACATTTGGATTTACGGCTGCAGAACTTGCTCGGAAACAAGCAGAGAAAGAACAACACAAGAG GCCGTCAGCTATTCCTGGACCTGTTCCAGAAGAACTAGTTCTTCCTTCGGCAAATTCCATTG GTGTAAAGTTGCTGCTGAAGATGGGATGGCGGCATGGACATTCAATCAGGGATACCCGTACTAACTTGCTGTATG ATTCACGAAGAGAAGCTAGAAAAGCATTCCTTGCATTATCTTGCGATGAGGAAAGACCACAGCTTGCTCAATCAGAATCTGTTAAATCTGAGTCTGAAACTGTTACTGAATGGGCTGCGGCTGATGGTAATGATGATGTATATGCTTCTCAAAGCACGCCT GTTTTTGTATTAAACCCAAAGCAGGACTTGCATGGTTTAGGATTTGATCCTTTCAAGCATGCTCCTGAATTCAGAG AAAGTAAAAGATTGCGGGTATCTGGAAACAAAGAATTGGGACACAGAAAAGCTGCTTCAGCAAAAGCTAATCTTTTCACTTCAAACT CAGGAAAATTTGCTCCTGGTTTTGGTATTGGGGCACTTGAGGAACTTGATGTTGAAGATGAGGATATATATGCTTCTG GTTTTGAATTTGAGGAGACATAcgttgaagaagatgaagagccTTCAAGATTGAACAGGGATAAAACGAACAGGGATAAAAAGAAGCAATTGGGCAAAAAAGAAGCCGGTGTTCTCTCTGGATTTAAAGTTGCATCAAATTCTGAATACCAGTTGGAAAG ATTCAATCCTCCAGTTATTCCACCTGACTTTGAACCCCATCACAAATTTCCTGCTCCTCTTGAGATAGAAAGTAAGTATTCAGAGCCGCCTCCTCGAGAGGTTTCTCCTCCAGAGGATAATAATTTGAGACTGTTGATTGAGGGATTTGCAACTTTGGTTACGCGCTGCGGCAAATTATTTGAAGATCTATCCAGAGAGAAGAATAAGAGCAATCCACTATTTTCTTTCCTTACTGGAGGAGATGGACATGATTTTTATGCAAGAAAGCTGTGGGAGGAGCAGCAAAAGCACACTGATCAGCGAAAGCAGCAGCTAGATGTGAAATCCAAACCAAGCATGAAGAAGATGACGGCAGAGACCCGTGGAAGAATTCTTGCGGAAAGGCCCTTGGAAAGAAGCTCCAAGGATTCCAGTTCATCTGTTGCTTCTACAGATGTTGTTCATCTTCAATACAATCTTTCAGAAACATTTACAAATCCCGCATCTCTT TTTCATCCACAGGTTGAGACTCTGGAAGCTGCAAAACCTTTCAAAAATGATCCTGCAAAGCAAGAAAGGTTTGAGCAATTTCTCAAGGATAAATATCAGGGTGGTCTTCGGTCTACATACACTTCAGGAAATAGTCATATGTCTGAAAATGACCGTGCTTCTGAGAGACTGGACTTTGAGGCAGCAGCTGAGACAATTGAGAAGGGGAAGCGGAGCATGGCAACTGATCTCCCTGCTAATCAACAGTTTATGGAGCTGCTAGCAATTGGAAAAGGGCAGTTTGTATCTGGTGGAATAGAG CAAAACAAAGTTcctcaaaatgaagaaaaagcaaAGAAAAGGTATCCCCAGCGAGAAGAGTATCAGTGGCGACCTGCACCAATTCTATGCAAGCGTTTTGATATCATCGACCCATTCATGGGGAAG CCCCCAGCCCCACCAAGAGCGAGGAGCAAGATGGATTCACTCATTTTTATACCAGACCTTGTCAAAACCACAAAGACTGAAGAgtctgctgctgctgttgggagAGAACCATTGCCAGTATCTCAGTCAGAAGAACGGGAGTTTTTTGAACAAGAAACAGGCAAGGAAACTGAGATTGAGCCTAACAATGCAAGCGTTCAGAGGCCAGTTGACCTTTATAAG GCCATTTTCTCTGACGATTCAGATGATGAAGAGGAGAACACACACATCAACCAAGCGGATGATGCTGAGAAGAAGACCGAAGGAGTTAGTTCGACTCTAAACCGTATGATAGCTGGGGATTTTCTCGAGTCCTTGGGTAAAGAGCTAGGCCTGGAGGTCCCCACCGATTCACTCTTCTCATTAGATCAGGGCAAGACATCTGCTCCTCGAAAGGAAAGTGTAAGCGCTGCCGACATCAAAATCTCAGCAGGGAATGATAGATCTATTCCCACGCTCAAAGCATCCGATAAGCTTTTGGAAGGAAAAGAGGCTACTGATGGTGAACAAGGCGCTTCGTCTAGCAAAACATTTGAAAGAGAGATTGATAAAGTGGTTGCATCTGTCGATGGAAATGGACTCAACTATGACAACCCACGAAGCAGATCCCTGAGCACACCTACCTGGATCAAGGCGACTGATAGTGGCTATTTGGAGCACAAAGTCGGAAAATCTAGACCAGAGAAAACAGACTCAGATGATAAAAGACCTGAGAAAATGGAGCCAGATGATAAGAGACACCGAAAACACTCAAGACGACGtcgaagcagcagcagcagcagcttgtCAGACAGCAATTCATCTGATGAGTCCAGGTATCGAGACCGTTCGAGGTCGAAAGAAGAAAAGAGACGGAAAGGTAAGAAGCGCTCGAAGCACCGTTCCCATAAAAGCAAGGACTCTCCTGCCCGGACTTCGCATCATGGGTCCGGCAGGGATTACAAAGAAGAacggagagagaagaggagatcAAGGGACAAGGAGAGAGAATCCGGTTCGTTGAGATCCGAGGCCCACAGGAAGCATCACTGA
- the LOC131234304 gene encoding G patch domain-containing protein TGH isoform X3: MDIQSGIPVLTCYSRREARKAFLALSCDEERPQLAQSESVKSESETVTEWAAADGNDDVYASQSTPVFVLNPKQDLHGLGFDPFKHAPEFRESKRLRVSGNKELGHRKAASAKANLFTSNSGKFAPGFGIGALEELDVEDEDIYASGFEFEETYVEEDEEPSRLNRDKTNRDKKKQLGKKEAGVLSGFKVASNSEYQLERFNPPVIPPDFEPHHKFPAPLEIESKYSEPPPREVSPPEDNNLRLLIEGFATLVTRCGKLFEDLSREKNKSNPLFSFLTGGDGHDFYARKLWEEQQKHTDQRKQQLDVKSKPSMKKMTAETRGRILAERPLERSSKDSSSSVASTDVVHLQYNLSETFTNPASLFHPQVETLEAAKPFKNDPAKQERFEQFLKDKYQGGLRSTYTSGNSHMSENDRASERLDFEAAAETIEKGKRSMATDLPANQQFMELLAIGKGQFVSGGIEQNKVPQNEEKAKKRYPQREEYQWRPAPILCKRFDIIDPFMGKPPAPPRARSKMDSLIFIPDLVKTTKTEESAAAVGREPLPVSQSEEREFFEQETGKETEIEPNNASVQRPVDLYKAIFSDDSDDEEENTHINQADDAEKKTEGVSSTLNRMIAGDFLESLGKELGLEVPTDSLFSLDQGKTSAPRKESVSAADIKISAGNDRSIPTLKASDKLLEGKEATDGEQGASSSKTFEREIDKVVASVDGNGLNYDNPRSRSLSTPTWIKATDSGYLEHKVGKSRPEKTDSDDKRPEKMEPDDKRHRKHSRRRRSSSSSSLSDSNSSDESRYRDRSRSKEEKRRKGKKRSKHRSHKSKDSPARTSHHGSGRDYKEERREKRRSRDKERESGSLRSEAHRKHH, from the exons ATGGACATTCAATCAGGGATACCCGTACTAACTTGCT ATTCACGAAGAGAAGCTAGAAAAGCATTCCTTGCATTATCTTGCGATGAGGAAAGACCACAGCTTGCTCAATCAGAATCTGTTAAATCTGAGTCTGAAACTGTTACTGAATGGGCTGCGGCTGATGGTAATGATGATGTATATGCTTCTCAAAGCACGCCT GTTTTTGTATTAAACCCAAAGCAGGACTTGCATGGTTTAGGATTTGATCCTTTCAAGCATGCTCCTGAATTCAGAG AAAGTAAAAGATTGCGGGTATCTGGAAACAAAGAATTGGGACACAGAAAAGCTGCTTCAGCAAAAGCTAATCTTTTCACTTCAAACT CAGGAAAATTTGCTCCTGGTTTTGGTATTGGGGCACTTGAGGAACTTGATGTTGAAGATGAGGATATATATGCTTCTG GTTTTGAATTTGAGGAGACATAcgttgaagaagatgaagagccTTCAAGATTGAACAGGGATAAAACGAACAGGGATAAAAAGAAGCAATTGGGCAAAAAAGAAGCCGGTGTTCTCTCTGGATTTAAAGTTGCATCAAATTCTGAATACCAGTTGGAAAG ATTCAATCCTCCAGTTATTCCACCTGACTTTGAACCCCATCACAAATTTCCTGCTCCTCTTGAGATAGAAAGTAAGTATTCAGAGCCGCCTCCTCGAGAGGTTTCTCCTCCAGAGGATAATAATTTGAGACTGTTGATTGAGGGATTTGCAACTTTGGTTACGCGCTGCGGCAAATTATTTGAAGATCTATCCAGAGAGAAGAATAAGAGCAATCCACTATTTTCTTTCCTTACTGGAGGAGATGGACATGATTTTTATGCAAGAAAGCTGTGGGAGGAGCAGCAAAAGCACACTGATCAGCGAAAGCAGCAGCTAGATGTGAAATCCAAACCAAGCATGAAGAAGATGACGGCAGAGACCCGTGGAAGAATTCTTGCGGAAAGGCCCTTGGAAAGAAGCTCCAAGGATTCCAGTTCATCTGTTGCTTCTACAGATGTTGTTCATCTTCAATACAATCTTTCAGAAACATTTACAAATCCCGCATCTCTT TTTCATCCACAGGTTGAGACTCTGGAAGCTGCAAAACCTTTCAAAAATGATCCTGCAAAGCAAGAAAGGTTTGAGCAATTTCTCAAGGATAAATATCAGGGTGGTCTTCGGTCTACATACACTTCAGGAAATAGTCATATGTCTGAAAATGACCGTGCTTCTGAGAGACTGGACTTTGAGGCAGCAGCTGAGACAATTGAGAAGGGGAAGCGGAGCATGGCAACTGATCTCCCTGCTAATCAACAGTTTATGGAGCTGCTAGCAATTGGAAAAGGGCAGTTTGTATCTGGTGGAATAGAG CAAAACAAAGTTcctcaaaatgaagaaaaagcaaAGAAAAGGTATCCCCAGCGAGAAGAGTATCAGTGGCGACCTGCACCAATTCTATGCAAGCGTTTTGATATCATCGACCCATTCATGGGGAAG CCCCCAGCCCCACCAAGAGCGAGGAGCAAGATGGATTCACTCATTTTTATACCAGACCTTGTCAAAACCACAAAGACTGAAGAgtctgctgctgctgttgggagAGAACCATTGCCAGTATCTCAGTCAGAAGAACGGGAGTTTTTTGAACAAGAAACAGGCAAGGAAACTGAGATTGAGCCTAACAATGCAAGCGTTCAGAGGCCAGTTGACCTTTATAAG GCCATTTTCTCTGACGATTCAGATGATGAAGAGGAGAACACACACATCAACCAAGCGGATGATGCTGAGAAGAAGACCGAAGGAGTTAGTTCGACTCTAAACCGTATGATAGCTGGGGATTTTCTCGAGTCCTTGGGTAAAGAGCTAGGCCTGGAGGTCCCCACCGATTCACTCTTCTCATTAGATCAGGGCAAGACATCTGCTCCTCGAAAGGAAAGTGTAAGCGCTGCCGACATCAAAATCTCAGCAGGGAATGATAGATCTATTCCCACGCTCAAAGCATCCGATAAGCTTTTGGAAGGAAAAGAGGCTACTGATGGTGAACAAGGCGCTTCGTCTAGCAAAACATTTGAAAGAGAGATTGATAAAGTGGTTGCATCTGTCGATGGAAATGGACTCAACTATGACAACCCACGAAGCAGATCCCTGAGCACACCTACCTGGATCAAGGCGACTGATAGTGGCTATTTGGAGCACAAAGTCGGAAAATCTAGACCAGAGAAAACAGACTCAGATGATAAAAGACCTGAGAAAATGGAGCCAGATGATAAGAGACACCGAAAACACTCAAGACGACGtcgaagcagcagcagcagcagcttgtCAGACAGCAATTCATCTGATGAGTCCAGGTATCGAGACCGTTCGAGGTCGAAAGAAGAAAAGAGACGGAAAGGTAAGAAGCGCTCGAAGCACCGTTCCCATAAAAGCAAGGACTCTCCTGCCCGGACTTCGCATCATGGGTCCGGCAGGGATTACAAAGAAGAacggagagagaagaggagatcAAGGGACAAGGAGAGAGAATCCGGTTCGTTGAGATCCGAGGCCCACAGGAAGCATCACTGA
- the LOC131234304 gene encoding G patch domain-containing protein TGH isoform X2, producing the protein MDGDDEDFIFYGTPIEREEELTSRKRKAAADAAGNMRSLPPWKQEVTDEEGRRRFHGAFTGGFSAGYYNTVGSKEGWTPQTFTSSRKNRAEVKAQSLYNFLDDDEKVEMEGHLGTSLQFDTFGFTAAELARKQAEKEQHKRPSAIPGPVPEELVLPSANSIGVKLLLKMGWRHGHSIRDTRTNLLYDSRREARKAFLALSCDEERPQLAQSESVKSESETVTEWAAADGNDDVYASQSTPVFVLNPKQDLHGLGFDPFKHAPEFRESKRLRVSGNKELGHRKAASAKANLFTSNSGKFAPGFGIGALEELDVEDEDIYASGFEFEETYVEEDEEPSRLNRDKTNRDKKKQLGKKEAGVLSGFKVASNSEYQLERFNPPVIPPDFEPHHKFPAPLEIESKYSEPPPREVSPPEDNNLRLLIEGFATLVTRCGKLFEDLSREKNKSNPLFSFLTGGDGHDFYARKLWEEQQKHTDQRKQQLDVKSKPSMKKMTAETRGRILAERPLERSSKDSSSSVASTDVVHLQYNLSETFTNPASLVETLEAAKPFKNDPAKQERFEQFLKDKYQGGLRSTYTSGNSHMSENDRASERLDFEAAAETIEKGKRSMATDLPANQQFMELLAIGKGQFVSGGIEQNKVPQNEEKAKKRYPQREEYQWRPAPILCKRFDIIDPFMGKPPAPPRARSKMDSLIFIPDLVKTTKTEESAAAVGREPLPVSQSEEREFFEQETGKETEIEPNNASVQRPVDLYKAIFSDDSDDEEENTHINQADDAEKKTEGVSSTLNRMIAGDFLESLGKELGLEVPTDSLFSLDQGKTSAPRKESVSAADIKISAGNDRSIPTLKASDKLLEGKEATDGEQGASSSKTFEREIDKVVASVDGNGLNYDNPRSRSLSTPTWIKATDSGYLEHKVGKSRPEKTDSDDKRPEKMEPDDKRHRKHSRRRRSSSSSSLSDSNSSDESRYRDRSRSKEEKRRKGKKRSKHRSHKSKDSPARTSHHGSGRDYKEERREKRRSRDKERESGSLRSEAHRKHH; encoded by the exons ATGGACGGCGACGATGAAGATTTCATCTTCTACGGGACACCGATCGAGCGAGAAGAGGAACTGACGAGCCGGAAGAGAAAGGCAGCTGCAGATGCCGCCGGAAACATGCGCAGCCTCCCTCCTTGGAAGCAAGAg GTTACAGATGAGGAGGGCCGCCGAAGATTCCATGGAGCATTTACAGGAGGCTTCTCTGCGGGATATTACAATACCGTTGGATCAAAAGAGG GATGGACTCCACAAACGTTTACGTCATCACGTAAGAACAGAGCCGAAGTGAAAGCACAGAGCCTGTATAATTTTTTAGATGATGACGAGAAAGTG GAAATGGAAGGCCACTTGGGAACATCTTTGCAGTTTGATACATTTGGATTTACGGCTGCAGAACTTGCTCGGAAACAAGCAGAGAAAGAACAACACAAGAG GCCGTCAGCTATTCCTGGACCTGTTCCAGAAGAACTAGTTCTTCCTTCGGCAAATTCCATTG GTGTAAAGTTGCTGCTGAAGATGGGATGGCGGCATGGACATTCAATCAGGGATACCCGTACTAACTTGCTGTATG ATTCACGAAGAGAAGCTAGAAAAGCATTCCTTGCATTATCTTGCGATGAGGAAAGACCACAGCTTGCTCAATCAGAATCTGTTAAATCTGAGTCTGAAACTGTTACTGAATGGGCTGCGGCTGATGGTAATGATGATGTATATGCTTCTCAAAGCACGCCT GTTTTTGTATTAAACCCAAAGCAGGACTTGCATGGTTTAGGATTTGATCCTTTCAAGCATGCTCCTGAATTCAGAG AAAGTAAAAGATTGCGGGTATCTGGAAACAAAGAATTGGGACACAGAAAAGCTGCTTCAGCAAAAGCTAATCTTTTCACTTCAAACT CAGGAAAATTTGCTCCTGGTTTTGGTATTGGGGCACTTGAGGAACTTGATGTTGAAGATGAGGATATATATGCTTCTG GTTTTGAATTTGAGGAGACATAcgttgaagaagatgaagagccTTCAAGATTGAACAGGGATAAAACGAACAGGGATAAAAAGAAGCAATTGGGCAAAAAAGAAGCCGGTGTTCTCTCTGGATTTAAAGTTGCATCAAATTCTGAATACCAGTTGGAAAG ATTCAATCCTCCAGTTATTCCACCTGACTTTGAACCCCATCACAAATTTCCTGCTCCTCTTGAGATAGAAAGTAAGTATTCAGAGCCGCCTCCTCGAGAGGTTTCTCCTCCAGAGGATAATAATTTGAGACTGTTGATTGAGGGATTTGCAACTTTGGTTACGCGCTGCGGCAAATTATTTGAAGATCTATCCAGAGAGAAGAATAAGAGCAATCCACTATTTTCTTTCCTTACTGGAGGAGATGGACATGATTTTTATGCAAGAAAGCTGTGGGAGGAGCAGCAAAAGCACACTGATCAGCGAAAGCAGCAGCTAGATGTGAAATCCAAACCAAGCATGAAGAAGATGACGGCAGAGACCCGTGGAAGAATTCTTGCGGAAAGGCCCTTGGAAAGAAGCTCCAAGGATTCCAGTTCATCTGTTGCTTCTACAGATGTTGTTCATCTTCAATACAATCTTTCAGAAACATTTACAAATCCCGCATCTCTT GTTGAGACTCTGGAAGCTGCAAAACCTTTCAAAAATGATCCTGCAAAGCAAGAAAGGTTTGAGCAATTTCTCAAGGATAAATATCAGGGTGGTCTTCGGTCTACATACACTTCAGGAAATAGTCATATGTCTGAAAATGACCGTGCTTCTGAGAGACTGGACTTTGAGGCAGCAGCTGAGACAATTGAGAAGGGGAAGCGGAGCATGGCAACTGATCTCCCTGCTAATCAACAGTTTATGGAGCTGCTAGCAATTGGAAAAGGGCAGTTTGTATCTGGTGGAATAGAG CAAAACAAAGTTcctcaaaatgaagaaaaagcaaAGAAAAGGTATCCCCAGCGAGAAGAGTATCAGTGGCGACCTGCACCAATTCTATGCAAGCGTTTTGATATCATCGACCCATTCATGGGGAAG CCCCCAGCCCCACCAAGAGCGAGGAGCAAGATGGATTCACTCATTTTTATACCAGACCTTGTCAAAACCACAAAGACTGAAGAgtctgctgctgctgttgggagAGAACCATTGCCAGTATCTCAGTCAGAAGAACGGGAGTTTTTTGAACAAGAAACAGGCAAGGAAACTGAGATTGAGCCTAACAATGCAAGCGTTCAGAGGCCAGTTGACCTTTATAAG GCCATTTTCTCTGACGATTCAGATGATGAAGAGGAGAACACACACATCAACCAAGCGGATGATGCTGAGAAGAAGACCGAAGGAGTTAGTTCGACTCTAAACCGTATGATAGCTGGGGATTTTCTCGAGTCCTTGGGTAAAGAGCTAGGCCTGGAGGTCCCCACCGATTCACTCTTCTCATTAGATCAGGGCAAGACATCTGCTCCTCGAAAGGAAAGTGTAAGCGCTGCCGACATCAAAATCTCAGCAGGGAATGATAGATCTATTCCCACGCTCAAAGCATCCGATAAGCTTTTGGAAGGAAAAGAGGCTACTGATGGTGAACAAGGCGCTTCGTCTAGCAAAACATTTGAAAGAGAGATTGATAAAGTGGTTGCATCTGTCGATGGAAATGGACTCAACTATGACAACCCACGAAGCAGATCCCTGAGCACACCTACCTGGATCAAGGCGACTGATAGTGGCTATTTGGAGCACAAAGTCGGAAAATCTAGACCAGAGAAAACAGACTCAGATGATAAAAGACCTGAGAAAATGGAGCCAGATGATAAGAGACACCGAAAACACTCAAGACGACGtcgaagcagcagcagcagcagcttgtCAGACAGCAATTCATCTGATGAGTCCAGGTATCGAGACCGTTCGAGGTCGAAAGAAGAAAAGAGACGGAAAGGTAAGAAGCGCTCGAAGCACCGTTCCCATAAAAGCAAGGACTCTCCTGCCCGGACTTCGCATCATGGGTCCGGCAGGGATTACAAAGAAGAacggagagagaagaggagatcAAGGGACAAGGAGAGAGAATCCGGTTCGTTGAGATCCGAGGCCCACAGGAAGCATCACTGA